The following proteins are encoded in a genomic region of Necator americanus strain Aroian chromosome II, whole genome shotgun sequence:
- a CDS encoding hypothetical protein (NECATOR_CHRII.G4885.T1), which translates to MGDLERVRAEVIRLEAALQEAIADKHKAAEVGLSILQEKEALEMKLAQLQTQYDAAKIEVDQANQMLAEFRSQHKAAHRSELENEMTLLEESSAKERRLTERITVLETNLRNTEQELARCRSELERLKAEHSSASDTGAALEEERRRLRAELKETKEREQRLMGEYTELEEENIALQKTVANLRGAQVEFESLKIDCTRYADEIYMLNAAIEESQLLKNIAEKQVEEALLAAQQEREQRLAMKKELDAVKNAEHLSSLTDMLMGLERLGEEPVPAQPSNDLFSELQGSTDEKLRELEAARDGLQEEVKDREKAAVEVISSIMQRLNINYAGELDFRHVRQQKDVVLDRLDHLLKGDDANADKRVHDQKADIRTLLLFAGEKAAQLAAAQDAMIQVSDQLFQFYSQIVQNQGLTSEKSVIEIVNKLRQLARENAEDLPKVSLVDEGVESGTETDTSGAKGIPLNSDRAVLAPSFIRDVDPRLSSCKIADVVSESDLRQRVLTDGSPLSQTSESLKKLLTTVKRTAEQALNQAIAAGGAETDDILMQNMKLRSLLSTKRDQISTLRTVLKSNKLTAESALASLRDKYEADKKAHQEIGERMRRELKQLKEDAATFASHRAMFTARCEELQAQVEELEADQRNSEEEKKTLNQLLRLAIQQKLTLTQRLEDVEVDRDRQALRQGGGKRQGGPSRSGDEAIADSSRFSSSSLRRVTVSNALVNIDNSDSFSCELPHFLENSLNLNYLGEGCFGYESESIYVLDSAILELALDELRAQLPLPRLFADVELVVLFYASLAFFWLFFTCSPQY; encoded by the exons ATGGGTGATCTGGAGCGAGTACGGGCCGAGGTGATTCGGCTTGAGGCCGCTCTCCAGGAAGCGATCGCCGATAAACATAAG GCCGCAGAAGTGGGACTGAGTATTCTACAGGAAAAGGAAGCACTTGAGATGAAACTCGCTCAACTCCAAACGCAATACGATGCCGCAAAAATTGAGGTGGATCAGGCTAACCAG ATGTTGGCCGAGTTTCGTTCACAACACAAAGCGGCTCATCGAAGTGaacttgaaaatgaaatgacatTGCTGGAGGAGAGTTCAGCCAAGGAACGTCGTCTCACCGAAAGAATCACCGTACTCGAGACAAACCTTCGGAACACTGAACAG GAGCTTGCTCGATGTCGAAGCGAACTCGAACGACTGAAAGCGGAGCACAGCTCTGCTTCGGACACTGGCGCCGCACTCGAAGAAGAACGGCGAAGACTTAGA GCCGAATTGAAAGAGACGAAGGAGCGAGAGCAAAGACTAATGGGTGAATATACAGAACTGGAAGAAGAGAATATTGCTCTACAGAAAACC GTTGCCAATCTTCGTGGTGCACAAGTCGAATTTGAATCACTCAAAATCGACTGCACTAGATATGCCGACGAAATTTATATGCTGaacgctgcaatagaagagAGTCAGCTGTTGAAAAATATTGCCGAAAAGCag GTGGAAGAAGCGTTACTTGCCGCACAACAGGAACGAGAACAACGATTAGCGATGAAAAAAGAGTTGGATGCTGTGAAGAATGCTGAGCATTTGAGTAGTTTGACCGATATGCTTATGGGTCTTGAAAGGCTCGGAGAG GAGCCGGTTCCTGCTCAGCCATCTAACGACCTCTTCAGCGAACTTCAAGGAAGCACTGATGAAAAG CTTCGTGAATTGGAAGCTGCTCGTGATGGCCTTCAAGAAGAGGTCAAAGATAGAGAGAAAGCTGCTGTAGAAGTCATATCAAGCATAATGCAAAGACTCAACATTAACTATGCTGGAG AACTTGACTTCCGACATGTTCGCCAACAAAAAGATGTGGTTCTGGATCGACTCGATCATCTGTTGAAGGGCGATGATGCGAATGCGGACAAGAGAGTTCACGACCAAAAAGCTGATATACGCACATTGTTACTTTTTGCTGGCGAGAAAGCAGCACAACTTGCAGCTGCTCAG GATGCCATGATTCAAGTTTCCGATCAATTATTCCAGTTCTACTCGCAGATTGTTCAAAATCAAGGTCTCACATCTGAAAAGTCCGTAATCGAG attgtgaacAAATTGCGACAACTGGCACGCGAAAATGCAGAGGACTTACCGAAAGTCTCGTTGGTAGACGAAGGAGTGGAGAGTGGGACCGAAACGGATACCAGTGGTGCAAAGGGTATTCCGTTGAACTCGGATAGAGCT GTGCTTGCCCCATCCTTTATTCGTGACGTCGATCCACGCCTCAGCAGCTGCAAAATTGCTGATGTGGTTAGCGAGAGTGATCTTCGGCAACGCGTACTTACAG ATGGCAGCCCACTATCGCAAACTAGTGAAAGtctgaaaaaattgttgacgACAGTAAAGCGAACAGCCGAGCAAGCACTCAATCAAGCTATTGCGGCCGGAGGAGCTGAAACAGACGACATCCTCATGCAAAACATGAAACTTCGCTCGTTACTGAGCACAAAACG CGATCAGATCTCGACCTTGCGTACTgtgttgaagtcgaacaaatTGACAGCTGAGTCAGCGTTGGCCTCACTTCGAGACAAATACGAAGCCGATAAGAAGGCACACCAG GAAATCGGCGAGCGCATGAGGCGTGAACTAAAACAACTCAAGGAAGATGCTGCTACTTTCGCTAGTCATCGTGCTATGTTTACCGCTCGATGTGAAGAGCTGCAAGCACAG GTAGAAGAACTGGAAGCTGACCAGCGTAAtagcgaagaagaaaagaagacgcTTAACCAGCTTCTTCGCCTAGCTATTCAACAAAAGCTCACACTTACTCAG cgCTTAGAAGATGTTGAAGTGGACCGTGACCGACAGGCGCTAAGGCAAGGAGGTGGAAAACGCCAAGGCGGCCCGTCCAGAAGTGGCGATG AGGCAATTGCGGACTCCTCccgtttttcttcctcttctctgCGACGGGTTACTGTTTCAAATGCGCTGGTGAATATAGACAACAGCGACAGCTTCTCATGCGAGCTTCCTCATTTTTTAGAGAACAGCCTCAATCTCAACTACCTAGGCGAGGGATGTTttg GATATGAGAGCGAATCAATATATGTTCTGGACTCCGCCATTCTCGAACTTGCCCTCGATGAACTGCGAGCGCAACTTCCATTACCTCGTCTATTCGCCGAC
- a CDS encoding hypothetical protein (NECATOR_CHRII.G4885.T2) → MGDLERVRAEVIRLEAALQEAIADKHKAAEVGLSILQEKEALEMKLAQLQTQYDAAKIEVDQANQMLAEFRSQHKAAHRSELENEMTLLEESSAKERRLTERITVLETNLRNTEQELARCRSELERLKAEHSSASDTGAALEEERRRLRAELKETKEREQRLMGEYTELEEENIALQKTVANLRGAQVEFESLKIDCTRYADEIYMLNAAIEESQLLKNIAEKQVEEALLAAQQEREQRLAMKKELDAVKNAEHLSSLTDMLMGLERLGEEPVPAQPSNDLFSELQGSTDEKLRELEAARDGLQEEVKDREKAAVEVISSIMQRLNINYAGELDFRHVRQQKDVVLDRLDHLLKGDDANADKRVHDQKADIRTLLLFAGEKAAQLAAAQDAMIQVSDQLFQFYSQIVQNQGLTSEKSVIEIVNKLRQLARENAEDLPKVSLVDEGVESGTETDTSGAKGIPLNSDRAVLAPSFIRDVDPRLSSCKIADVVSESDLRQRVLTDGSPLSQTSESLKKLLTTVKRTAEQALNQAIAAGGAETDDILMQNMKLRSLLSTKRDQISTLRTVLKSNKLTAESALASLRDKYEADKKAHQEIGERMRRELKQLKEDAATFASHRAMFTARCEELQAQVEELEADQRNSEEEKKTLNQLLRLAIQQKLTLTQRLEDVEVDRDRQALRQGGGKRQGGPSRSGDGTTFRGNCGLLPFFFLFSATGYCFKCAENSLNLNYLGEGCFGYESESIYVLDSAILELALDELRAQLPLPRLFADVELVVLFYASLAFFWLFFTCSPQY, encoded by the exons ATGGGTGATCTGGAGCGAGTACGGGCCGAGGTGATTCGGCTTGAGGCCGCTCTCCAGGAAGCGATCGCCGATAAACATAAG GCCGCAGAAGTGGGACTGAGTATTCTACAGGAAAAGGAAGCACTTGAGATGAAACTCGCTCAACTCCAAACGCAATACGATGCCGCAAAAATTGAGGTGGATCAGGCTAACCAG ATGTTGGCCGAGTTTCGTTCACAACACAAAGCGGCTCATCGAAGTGaacttgaaaatgaaatgacatTGCTGGAGGAGAGTTCAGCCAAGGAACGTCGTCTCACCGAAAGAATCACCGTACTCGAGACAAACCTTCGGAACACTGAACAG GAGCTTGCTCGATGTCGAAGCGAACTCGAACGACTGAAAGCGGAGCACAGCTCTGCTTCGGACACTGGCGCCGCACTCGAAGAAGAACGGCGAAGACTTAGA GCCGAATTGAAAGAGACGAAGGAGCGAGAGCAAAGACTAATGGGTGAATATACAGAACTGGAAGAAGAGAATATTGCTCTACAGAAAACC GTTGCCAATCTTCGTGGTGCACAAGTCGAATTTGAATCACTCAAAATCGACTGCACTAGATATGCCGACGAAATTTATATGCTGaacgctgcaatagaagagAGTCAGCTGTTGAAAAATATTGCCGAAAAGCag GTGGAAGAAGCGTTACTTGCCGCACAACAGGAACGAGAACAACGATTAGCGATGAAAAAAGAGTTGGATGCTGTGAAGAATGCTGAGCATTTGAGTAGTTTGACCGATATGCTTATGGGTCTTGAAAGGCTCGGAGAG GAGCCGGTTCCTGCTCAGCCATCTAACGACCTCTTCAGCGAACTTCAAGGAAGCACTGATGAAAAG CTTCGTGAATTGGAAGCTGCTCGTGATGGCCTTCAAGAAGAGGTCAAAGATAGAGAGAAAGCTGCTGTAGAAGTCATATCAAGCATAATGCAAAGACTCAACATTAACTATGCTGGAG AACTTGACTTCCGACATGTTCGCCAACAAAAAGATGTGGTTCTGGATCGACTCGATCATCTGTTGAAGGGCGATGATGCGAATGCGGACAAGAGAGTTCACGACCAAAAAGCTGATATACGCACATTGTTACTTTTTGCTGGCGAGAAAGCAGCACAACTTGCAGCTGCTCAG GATGCCATGATTCAAGTTTCCGATCAATTATTCCAGTTCTACTCGCAGATTGTTCAAAATCAAGGTCTCACATCTGAAAAGTCCGTAATCGAG attgtgaacAAATTGCGACAACTGGCACGCGAAAATGCAGAGGACTTACCGAAAGTCTCGTTGGTAGACGAAGGAGTGGAGAGTGGGACCGAAACGGATACCAGTGGTGCAAAGGGTATTCCGTTGAACTCGGATAGAGCT GTGCTTGCCCCATCCTTTATTCGTGACGTCGATCCACGCCTCAGCAGCTGCAAAATTGCTGATGTGGTTAGCGAGAGTGATCTTCGGCAACGCGTACTTACAG ATGGCAGCCCACTATCGCAAACTAGTGAAAGtctgaaaaaattgttgacgACAGTAAAGCGAACAGCCGAGCAAGCACTCAATCAAGCTATTGCGGCCGGAGGAGCTGAAACAGACGACATCCTCATGCAAAACATGAAACTTCGCTCGTTACTGAGCACAAAACG CGATCAGATCTCGACCTTGCGTACTgtgttgaagtcgaacaaatTGACAGCTGAGTCAGCGTTGGCCTCACTTCGAGACAAATACGAAGCCGATAAGAAGGCACACCAG GAAATCGGCGAGCGCATGAGGCGTGAACTAAAACAACTCAAGGAAGATGCTGCTACTTTCGCTAGTCATCGTGCTATGTTTACCGCTCGATGTGAAGAGCTGCAAGCACAG GTAGAAGAACTGGAAGCTGACCAGCGTAAtagcgaagaagaaaagaagacgcTTAACCAGCTTCTTCGCCTAGCTATTCAACAAAAGCTCACACTTACTCAG cgCTTAGAAGATGTTGAAGTGGACCGTGACCGACAGGCGCTAAGGCAAGGAGGTGGAAAACGCCAAGGCGGCCCGTCCAGAAGTGGCGATG GGACAACCTTTAG AGGCAATTGCGGACTCCTCccgtttttcttcctcttctctgCGACGGGTTACTGTTTCAAATGCGCTG AGAACAGCCTCAATCTCAACTACCTAGGCGAGGGATGTTttg GATATGAGAGCGAATCAATATATGTTCTGGACTCCGCCATTCTCGAACTTGCCCTCGATGAACTGCGAGCGCAACTTCCATTACCTCGTCTATTCGCCGAC